A single Kitasatospora kifunensis DNA region contains:
- the rox gene encoding rifampin monooxygenase, producing MIDVIVVGGGPTGLMLACELRLHGVQVVVLEKLAEPTGESRGQGLHARSIELMDQRGLLDRFLAVSEKFSIGGFFGGIHTSWPERLDTAHPYGLSTPQPVTERLLNEHALELGTEIRRGCEVVGLSQQEDGVSVELADGTRLRSRYLVGCDGGRSLVRKQLGVGFPGEPSKVETLLGVMEATEDPATIAAVVAEVRKTQLRFGLMPLKDGTYRVVVPAEGVAEDRTTAPTLEEFRQQLRAVAGTDFGVHSPRWLSRFGDATRQAERYRVGQVLLAGDAAHIHPPTGGQGLNLGVQDAFNLGWKLAAAVNGWAPEGLLDSYHAERHPVGAAVLANTRAQITLLGTDPGAAALRELLSKLMDFEEVNRYVTGMITAVGVRYDLGEGHELLGRRLRDVQLKQGRLYELMHGGRGLLLDQTGRLSVAGWADRVDHVVDVSEELDVPAVLLRPDGHVAWVGEDQQELLAQLPKWFGTAAS from the coding sequence ATGATTGACGTGATCGTGGTCGGCGGCGGACCGACCGGCTTGATGCTGGCCTGCGAGTTGCGGCTGCACGGCGTGCAGGTGGTCGTGCTGGAGAAGTTGGCCGAGCCGACCGGGGAGTCCCGCGGGCAGGGCCTGCACGCGCGCAGCATCGAACTGATGGACCAGCGCGGCCTGCTGGACCGGTTCCTCGCGGTCAGTGAGAAGTTCAGCATCGGCGGTTTCTTCGGCGGCATCCACACGTCGTGGCCGGAGCGGCTCGACACGGCTCACCCGTACGGCCTCAGCACCCCGCAGCCGGTCACCGAGCGGCTGCTCAACGAGCATGCCCTGGAACTCGGTACCGAGATCCGGCGCGGCTGCGAAGTGGTCGGGCTGAGCCAGCAGGAGGACGGGGTGAGCGTCGAGCTGGCGGACGGCACGCGGCTGCGCTCGCGCTACCTCGTCGGCTGCGACGGCGGCCGCAGCCTGGTACGCAAGCAGCTCGGCGTCGGATTCCCCGGCGAGCCGTCCAAGGTCGAGACGCTGCTGGGTGTGATGGAGGCGACCGAGGACCCGGCGACGATCGCCGCCGTCGTCGCGGAGGTCCGCAAGACCCAACTGCGGTTCGGCCTCATGCCCCTCAAGGACGGGACGTACCGCGTCGTCGTGCCAGCCGAAGGGGTGGCCGAGGACCGTACGACCGCGCCGACCCTGGAGGAGTTCAGGCAGCAGCTGCGGGCCGTCGCGGGCACCGACTTCGGTGTGCACTCGCCGCGTTGGCTCTCCCGGTTCGGCGACGCCACCCGGCAGGCCGAGCGCTACCGGGTCGGCCAGGTGCTGCTGGCCGGCGACGCGGCGCACATCCACCCGCCGACCGGCGGGCAGGGACTCAACCTCGGCGTGCAGGACGCGTTCAACCTCGGCTGGAAGCTGGCCGCCGCGGTCAACGGCTGGGCCCCGGAAGGGCTGTTGGACAGCTACCACGCCGAACGGCACCCGGTGGGCGCCGCCGTGCTGGCCAACACCCGCGCGCAGATCACGCTGCTGGGGACCGATCCGGGGGCGGCCGCGCTGCGCGAACTGCTCTCGAAGCTGATGGACTTCGAGGAGGTGAACCGGTACGTGACCGGGATGATCACCGCGGTCGGGGTCCGCTACGACCTCGGCGAGGGCCACGAACTGCTCGGCCGGCGGCTGCGGGACGTGCAGTTGAAGCAGGGTCGCCTCTACGAGCTGATGCACGGCGGCCGCGGGCTGCTGCTCGACCAGACCGGCCGGCTCTCGGTGGCCGGCTGGGCGGATCGGGTCGACCATGTCGTCGACGTCAGCGAGGAGTTGGACGTGCCCGCGGTGCTGCTGCGGCCGGACGGCCACGTGGCGTGGGTCGGTGAGGACCAGCAGGAGCTGCTCGCCCAGCTACCCAAGTGGTTCGGTACCGCAGCAAGTTGA
- a CDS encoding MbtH family protein: protein MSDTETEDKTIYQVVVNEEEQYSIWPTGRELPLGWKTEGKTGTKQECMEHIREVWTDMRPLSLRRAMGDA, encoded by the coding sequence ATGAGCGACACCGAGACTGAGGACAAGACGATCTATCAGGTCGTTGTCAACGAAGAGGAGCAGTACTCGATCTGGCCCACAGGCAGGGAACTGCCGCTCGGCTGGAAGACAGAGGGCAAGACCGGCACCAAGCAGGAGTGCATGGAGCACATCCGCGAGGTGTGGACGGACATGCGGCCCCTTTCGCTCCGCAGGGCAATGGGCGACGCATAA
- a CDS encoding DUF6087 family protein — MDDKPLSDWVERRDAKIGKLRATPVVTGDGPKGAHVNPNAPRVIERWNGHLWEPYALVCDLAEARRILHPEAKEPAPSRPVPRALGQGSGRHRKPRTP; from the coding sequence ATGGACGACAAGCCGCTGTCGGACTGGGTGGAGCGCCGTGACGCGAAGATCGGCAAGCTTCGTGCCACGCCAGTCGTCACGGGCGACGGCCCCAAGGGCGCACACGTGAACCCGAATGCCCCACGGGTCATCGAACGGTGGAACGGGCACCTCTGGGAGCCGTACGCACTCGTGTGCGACCTTGCAGAGGCGAGGCGCATCCTGCACCCCGAGGCCAAGGAGCCTGCGCCATCGCGCCCAGTGCCCAGGGCGCTTGGGCAGGGCTCTGGGAGGCATCGGAAGCCCCGAACACCGTGA
- a CDS encoding RNA-guided endonuclease InsQ/TnpB family protein — MIRAYKFLMRPTVGQAQALGEMLRDHCSLYNGALQERRDAYRHVSKTSVTYGMQSAQLKDIRVFDPQQQGRWSFSSQQATLRRLDRAFAAFFRRVKSGGTPGYPRFRGVSWFDMVEFPRDGDGCRWDSTPHDPVTRVRFQGVGHVKVNQHRAVVGRVKTVSVKREGRRWFVVVTAERERPEPLPSTGRVVGIDLGIANFLADSGGGFVPNPRHGQTAAARLEAAQQALSRFPWVRRDKRGRNHQRAVEKVAALYGKVRRQRLDHAHKTALDLVRAHDFIAHEDLKIRNMTRTPAPNPDPDQPGAFLPNGAAAKAGLNKSINDAGWGVFLTILHAKAESAGREVVAVDPRNTSRTCPRPECGHVARENRPTQEKFHCRSCGHTAHADTVAAVNVLRAGLVRRKANPA; from the coding sequence ATGATCCGTGCGTACAAGTTCCTGATGCGGCCCACCGTGGGGCAGGCTCAGGCGCTGGGCGAGATGTTGCGGGATCACTGCTCGCTCTACAACGGGGCGCTGCAGGAACGCCGTGATGCCTATCGGCATGTGTCGAAGACCAGTGTCACGTACGGGATGCAGTCCGCGCAGCTCAAGGACATTCGGGTGTTCGACCCGCAGCAACAGGGCCGCTGGTCGTTCTCCAGTCAGCAGGCGACCCTCCGCCGTCTGGACAGGGCGTTCGCCGCGTTCTTCCGCCGGGTCAAGTCCGGTGGCACGCCCGGATACCCGCGCTTTCGCGGGGTGAGCTGGTTCGACATGGTGGAGTTCCCGAGGGACGGCGACGGCTGCCGATGGGACAGCACACCGCACGACCCCGTCACGCGCGTCCGGTTCCAGGGCGTCGGGCACGTCAAGGTCAACCAGCACCGTGCTGTTGTCGGCAGGGTGAAGACCGTCTCGGTCAAGCGGGAGGGTCGCAGGTGGTTCGTCGTGGTGACCGCCGAGCGGGAGCGACCGGAGCCGCTGCCCTCGACCGGCAGGGTGGTCGGGATCGACCTGGGCATCGCCAACTTCCTGGCCGACTCGGGTGGCGGCTTTGTTCCCAACCCTCGCCACGGACAGACTGCCGCGGCGAGGCTCGAAGCCGCTCAGCAGGCCCTGTCCCGGTTCCCGTGGGTGCGTCGGGACAAGCGCGGCCGTAACCACCAGCGCGCGGTGGAGAAGGTCGCTGCCCTGTACGGGAAGGTCCGCCGCCAGCGGCTCGACCATGCCCACAAGACCGCTCTTGACCTGGTGCGTGCGCACGACTTCATCGCGCACGAGGACCTGAAGATCCGCAACATGACTCGCACACCCGCGCCGAACCCCGACCCCGATCAGCCGGGGGCCTTCCTGCCCAACGGCGCGGCGGCCAAAGCCGGCCTGAACAAGTCGATCAACGATGCCGGTTGGGGGGTGTTCCTGACGATCCTGCACGCCAAGGCTGAGAGCGCCGGGCGGGAAGTGGTCGCCGTGGATCCCCGCAACACCTCCCGCACCTGCCCGCGCCCCGAGTGCGGACACGTTGCCAGGGAGAACCGGCCCACCCAGGAGAAGTTCCACTGCCGGTCCTGCGGCCACACCGCGCACGCGGACACCGTGGCAGCAGTCAACGTTCTACGGGCCGGGCTGGTCCGTCGCAAGGCCAACCCGGCCTAG
- a CDS encoding GNAT family N-acetyltransferase: MTAPLELHHYQVISAVRQTLIDLYADVRAPLLHLPNYAVSTFAERLGRHGTEPGFEAVVGYDQGHAVGYVYGNTIRFGDRWWTRMARPLGEEITAEPTLALKELGVRIPWRGTGAARRIHDELLAGRAERRVTLMVNPAAGDGKVLALYQSWGYEAVNEVRPSPEAPPLVAMLRDCR; this comes from the coding sequence GTGACCGCCCCTCTCGAACTCCACCACTACCAGGTCATATCGGCAGTCCGGCAGACCCTGATCGACCTGTACGCGGACGTACGCGCGCCGCTGCTGCACCTGCCCAACTACGCGGTCAGCACGTTCGCCGAACGCCTGGGCCGGCACGGGACGGAGCCGGGCTTCGAGGCGGTGGTCGGCTACGACCAGGGTCACGCTGTCGGCTACGTGTACGGCAACACGATCCGGTTCGGTGACCGCTGGTGGACGCGGATGGCCAGACCGCTTGGTGAGGAGATCACCGCCGAGCCGACGCTCGCGCTCAAGGAGCTCGGCGTGCGTATCCCGTGGCGCGGTACCGGAGCAGCACGGCGCATCCACGATGAGCTTCTCGCTGGGCGCGCGGAAAGGCGGGTCACGCTGATGGTCAACCCGGCGGCCGGGGACGGAAAGGTCCTTGCGCTGTACCAGTCCTGGGGTTACGAGGCCGTCAACGAGGTCCGGCCAAGTCCTGAAGCACCACCCTTGGTGGCCATGCTTCGGGATTGCCGCTGA
- a CDS encoding isopenicillin N synthase family dioxygenase, translating into MRTEIPTVDLKEWQSHGPGRRDDETAAAVDTALRETGMFLLTGHDVPRASGEEFREAGLSFFRLPRETKLRYEIQGQYDNGWREVHRNVGIPDAAVNGADTAPDLHESIYVGPTHRTGDAHFDGLFYPANRWPEELPQLQAAADAYTAHMVRVAEQVNGLFADLLGLPRDFFNSRARKATWTQNVSWYPSLSRLGQVGTGRMRNAPHTDLGTFTLLNRQPGKGGLEVWNEVDGWFPPAYPQDSDTLIVILGDLMELWTDGRWRALRHRVPAPGADAAEDEQVSLVFFFEADPQALIEPLAAPVGGGRGLEPAVAGESILGKLGVPLTPA; encoded by the coding sequence GTGCGTACCGAGATCCCCACCGTCGACCTGAAGGAATGGCAGAGCCACGGCCCGGGCCGCCGCGACGACGAGACCGCGGCCGCGGTGGACACGGCCCTGCGGGAGACCGGGATGTTCCTGCTGACCGGTCACGACGTGCCGCGCGCGAGTGGTGAGGAGTTCCGCGAAGCGGGGCTGTCGTTCTTCCGCCTGCCCAGGGAGACCAAACTCCGGTACGAGATTCAGGGCCAGTACGATAACGGCTGGCGCGAGGTGCACCGAAACGTCGGTATTCCCGACGCTGCGGTGAACGGCGCGGACACCGCCCCCGACCTGCACGAGTCCATCTACGTGGGGCCCACCCACCGCACCGGGGACGCCCACTTCGACGGCCTGTTCTACCCGGCGAACCGATGGCCCGAGGAGCTGCCGCAACTACAGGCGGCGGCCGATGCGTACACCGCGCACATGGTGCGGGTGGCCGAGCAGGTCAACGGCCTGTTCGCCGATCTGCTGGGGCTTCCCCGGGACTTCTTCAACTCCCGTGCCCGAAAAGCGACGTGGACGCAGAACGTCAGCTGGTACCCGTCACTGTCCCGGTTGGGGCAGGTCGGCACCGGCCGGATGCGCAACGCCCCGCACACCGACCTGGGCACCTTCACCCTGCTCAATCGCCAGCCTGGAAAGGGCGGCCTGGAGGTGTGGAACGAGGTGGACGGCTGGTTCCCACCCGCCTACCCCCAGGACTCCGACACGCTGATCGTCATCCTCGGCGATCTCATGGAGCTGTGGACGGACGGCCGTTGGCGGGCCCTGCGTCACCGGGTGCCGGCCCCCGGTGCGGATGCCGCCGAGGACGAGCAGGTCTCGCTGGTGTTCTTCTTCGAGGCCGACCCGCAGGCCTTGATCGAGCCGCTCGCCGCACCGGTCGGCGGTGGTCGGGGGCTGGAGCCAGCGGTGGCGGGGGAGTCGATCCTGGGCAAGCTCGGCGTGCCGCTGACCCCGGCCTGA
- a CDS encoding class I SAM-dependent methyltransferase produces MTNPAFYSKVAGQFGGYPDWPPRETHYPEGDPEQYFDSVLTALGAGAGAGGGGTRLLDVGCADGRNLLAVADRFSRVHGIDLSPEMLAAARRNQREAGLDHVLFEVADASATGLPDSSVEVVSSRRGPLFPDEFHRVLTEHGTVVHLGIGEQDVRALKEVFGRGQHFGRWNTVPLAREGQAQLEQAGFRVEHRSFRFDEYFHSAHDLRGFLQKVPIFEDFDPVADRARFDAYVERAGSQRGIHLARHWFVLVARKQPELAS; encoded by the coding sequence GTGACCAACCCCGCGTTCTACTCGAAGGTGGCCGGACAGTTCGGCGGCTACCCCGACTGGCCGCCGCGCGAGACGCACTACCCCGAAGGAGATCCCGAGCAGTACTTCGACAGCGTCCTGACCGCCCTCGGAGCCGGTGCCGGTGCCGGTGGCGGCGGCACGCGCCTGTTGGACGTCGGGTGCGCCGACGGGCGCAACCTGCTGGCGGTGGCGGACCGGTTCTCGCGGGTCCACGGCATCGACCTGTCACCCGAGATGCTGGCGGCCGCCCGCCGCAACCAGCGCGAGGCCGGGCTCGACCACGTGCTCTTCGAGGTGGCGGACGCCTCGGCCACCGGCCTGCCCGACTCCTCGGTGGAGGTGGTCTCCTCGCGGCGCGGGCCGCTGTTCCCGGACGAGTTCCACCGGGTGCTCACCGAGCACGGCACGGTGGTCCATCTCGGCATCGGTGAGCAGGACGTACGGGCGCTCAAGGAGGTGTTCGGCCGCGGGCAGCACTTCGGCCGCTGGAACACCGTCCCGCTGGCCCGCGAGGGGCAGGCGCAGCTGGAGCAGGCCGGATTCCGGGTGGAGCACCGCTCGTTCCGCTTCGACGAGTACTTTCACTCGGCCCACGACCTGCGCGGCTTCCTGCAGAAGGTGCCGATCTTCGAGGACTTCGACCCGGTCGCCGACCGGGCGCGGTTCGACGCCTACGTCGAGCGGGCCGGATCGCAGCGCGGCATCCACCTGGCCCGGCACTGGTTCGTGCTTGTCGCCCGCAAGCAGCCCGAGCTCGCCTCGTGA
- a CDS encoding ATP-grasp domain-containing protein has protein sequence MTGRSAYDVLVVSSYKPLPARLLADELIGRVSVITEPQFADFYGPEVRVTTVGSIDDLTAVRDAALGIFAAGRVDAVLTPTEAGIAASGLLRSHYGVQGIGYETANACSNKYVMKRTLAAAGVPVTAFRPVYRLAEVPAAAAELGWPVVVKPTFGGGAFNVVELHSPGEFEAFAADRRSTGLRAQRTPLLVESLVEMVAEYHCDAVVHEGEPSFAAVSRYHGPVLRSLGGFIGSHPLADAHPDREAVVALLREVLTAVGLRSGVAHLEVFRTTAGLLVGEIACRPPGGGLVEGLALQYGVDLWQAFLETSLGLPPTLRLRPAGHLVVNSMLPARPGRITAITPAEKLAALPGALQVTMSRRVGDVIDPDLYSTSHTGVVLFAVEREEEIPGRLRELAQLYQLDVTPSPGLGEGRGHQLRRVP, from the coding sequence ATGACCGGCCGCAGCGCGTACGACGTCCTGGTGGTCAGCTCCTACAAGCCGCTGCCCGCCCGGCTGTTGGCCGACGAGTTGATCGGCCGCGTCTCGGTCATCACCGAGCCGCAGTTCGCCGACTTCTACGGGCCCGAGGTACGGGTGACGACGGTGGGCAGCATCGACGACCTGACGGCGGTGCGCGACGCCGCGCTCGGCATCTTCGCCGCCGGGCGCGTCGATGCCGTCCTGACCCCCACGGAGGCGGGCATCGCCGCCTCGGGCCTGCTGCGCTCGCACTACGGGGTGCAGGGCATCGGGTACGAGACCGCCAACGCCTGCTCCAACAAGTACGTGATGAAGCGGACGCTGGCGGCCGCCGGAGTGCCGGTCACCGCCTTCCGGCCGGTCTACCGGCTGGCCGAGGTGCCGGCCGCCGCGGCGGAGCTGGGCTGGCCGGTGGTGGTCAAACCGACCTTCGGCGGCGGGGCGTTCAACGTGGTCGAGCTGCACTCGCCAGGCGAGTTCGAGGCCTTCGCCGCCGACCGGCGCTCGACCGGGTTGCGCGCCCAGCGGACCCCGCTGCTGGTCGAGTCCCTGGTGGAGATGGTGGCGGAGTACCACTGCGACGCGGTGGTGCACGAGGGCGAGCCGTCGTTCGCCGCGGTCTCCCGCTACCACGGGCCGGTCCTTCGCAGCCTCGGCGGATTCATCGGGTCCCACCCACTGGCGGACGCGCATCCCGACCGGGAGGCGGTGGTCGCCCTACTGCGCGAGGTGCTGACCGCGGTCGGCCTGCGCTCCGGCGTCGCGCACCTGGAGGTCTTCCGGACCACCGCCGGGCTGCTGGTCGGCGAGATCGCCTGCCGGCCGCCGGGCGGCGGGCTGGTCGAGGGGCTCGCGCTGCAGTACGGGGTCGATCTGTGGCAGGCGTTCCTGGAGACCTCGCTCGGGCTGCCGCCGACGCTGCGCCTGCGGCCCGCCGGGCACCTCGTGGTCAACTCCATGCTTCCGGCCAGGCCGGGGCGGATCACGGCGATCACCCCGGCGGAGAAGCTGGCGGCGCTGCCCGGAGCGCTCCAGGTCACCATGAGCCGGCGCGTGGGTGACGTCATCGACCCCGACCTGTACTCCACCTCGCACACCGGCGTGGTGCTCTTCGCGGTCGAGCGCGAGGAGGAGATTCCGGGCCGGCTGCGGGAGTTGGCCCAGCTGTACCAACTCGACGTGACGCCGTCCCCCGGCCTTGGTGAGGGCCGCGGCCACCAGCTGAGGAGGGTTCCGTGA
- a CDS encoding 7-cyano-7-deazaguanine synthase → MTKIVAVVSGGIDSVTMAHHLAAEGHQLHLLAVDYGQRHHKELGFARATAQRLGAAYQEVDLRAVGRLLRGSSLTDPSVPVPDASRAPAGRNPNIVPNRNALLLAVAYAIAVVEQAPAVAFGVMADDVGPSDTSVAFLRAFLDMERIATRGQAPDGLELRAPLITLHKPEVIALGEKLRVPWQQTWTCFRGEEIHCGVCAACVERRTAFVVADVKDPTEYQRRPSGS, encoded by the coding sequence GTGACCAAGATCGTCGCCGTTGTCTCCGGCGGGATCGACTCCGTGACGATGGCCCACCACCTGGCGGCCGAAGGACACCAACTGCACCTGCTCGCCGTCGACTACGGACAGCGCCACCACAAGGAGCTCGGCTTCGCCCGGGCCACCGCCCAGCGGCTGGGCGCTGCCTACCAGGAGGTCGACCTCAGGGCCGTGGGCCGCCTGCTGCGCGGCTCCTCCCTCACCGATCCCTCGGTACCCGTCCCGGACGCGAGCCGCGCCCCGGCCGGGCGCAACCCCAACATCGTGCCCAACCGCAACGCGCTGCTGCTGGCGGTGGCGTACGCGATCGCGGTGGTGGAGCAGGCACCGGCGGTGGCGTTCGGGGTGATGGCGGACGACGTGGGCCCCTCGGACACCTCGGTTGCCTTCCTGCGCGCCTTCCTGGACATGGAGCGGATCGCCACCCGCGGCCAGGCCCCCGACGGGCTGGAGCTGCGCGCGCCACTGATCACTCTGCACAAGCCCGAAGTGATCGCGCTCGGCGAGAAGTTGCGCGTCCCGTGGCAGCAGACCTGGACGTGCTTTCGCGGAGAGGAGATCCACTGCGGTGTGTGCGCGGCGTGCGTCGAACGGCGCACCGCCTTCGTCGTCGCCGACGTGAAGGACCCCACCGAGTACCAACGGCGGCCCAGCGGCAGCTGA
- a CDS encoding 6-pyruvoyl trahydropterin synthase family protein, giving the protein MTLRISKQFAFSASHRLDGLDEGHQCGRLHGHNYLVEMELAAEAEQLTPTGFVRDYGDLAPFKKWIDATIDHQHLNDIIKVNPTAENLARWMYELWSEQFPELSAVRISETPKTWAEYRP; this is encoded by the coding sequence GTGACGTTGCGTATCTCCAAGCAGTTCGCGTTCTCCGCCAGTCACCGGCTGGACGGACTCGACGAAGGTCACCAGTGCGGCCGCCTGCACGGCCACAACTACCTGGTCGAAATGGAACTGGCCGCTGAGGCGGAGCAGTTGACGCCGACCGGCTTCGTCCGGGACTACGGCGACCTGGCGCCGTTCAAGAAGTGGATCGACGCCACCATCGACCACCAGCACCTCAACGACATCATCAAGGTCAATCCGACCGCGGAGAACCTGGCCAGGTGGATGTACGAGCTGTGGTCGGAGCAGTTCCCCGAGCTGTCCGCCGTGCGGATCTCCGAGACGCCGAAGACCTGGGCCGAGTACCGCCCCTGA
- a CDS encoding 7-carboxy-7-deazaguanine synthase QueE, which translates to MRLGGCNLTCRWCDTPYTWDWQGTSDAGIAYDPRTELHRRSVASVADQVSALGVDLVVISGGEPLGQQARLVPLVELLTGRGMEVEIETNGTHAPHRALVAAGVRFNVSPKLAHSGVHVDRRIKPAALRSLAGTPGTAFKFVCRDPADLDEVGDLVRRFGLGPVWIMPEGQSAEHVNERVQNLVAAVIERGWNLTTRLHILIWGQERGV; encoded by the coding sequence GTGCGCCTGGGAGGCTGCAACCTGACCTGCCGCTGGTGTGACACCCCCTACACCTGGGACTGGCAGGGCACGAGCGACGCGGGGATCGCCTACGACCCCCGCACGGAGCTGCACCGGCGTTCCGTCGCCTCGGTCGCCGACCAGGTGTCCGCCCTCGGTGTGGACCTGGTGGTGATCTCCGGCGGCGAGCCGCTCGGCCAACAGGCGCGACTGGTCCCGCTGGTCGAGCTGCTCACCGGGCGGGGCATGGAAGTCGAGATCGAGACCAACGGCACCCACGCCCCGCACCGGGCACTGGTCGCGGCGGGCGTCCGGTTCAACGTCTCGCCGAAGTTGGCCCATTCGGGCGTTCACGTTGACCGGCGGATCAAGCCGGCCGCGCTGCGGAGCCTGGCCGGCACTCCCGGCACCGCCTTCAAGTTCGTCTGTCGCGACCCCGCCGACCTGGACGAAGTCGGCGACCTGGTACGGCGCTTCGGCCTCGGACCGGTGTGGATCATGCCCGAGGGCCAGAGCGCGGAACACGTCAACGAACGTGTGCAGAACCTGGTGGCCGCGGTGATCGAGCGCGGCTGGAACCTGACCACCCGACTGCACATCTTGATCTGGGGACAGGAAAGAGGCGTCTGA
- the folE gene encoding GTP cyclohydrolase I: MSIDVESESAATTLDLDQLKEDDPLIHLAVRLLKEIGEDPDRDGLRETPERFARWWREFTNYDPGTVSTLFETTTSGQLVLVSGIEVWSLCEHHLLPFNCSISIAYRSTERLLGLSKFARIAHLHAHRLQLQERLVSDIAADIIRITGSQDVAVVGHGEHLCMTMRGIKTSARMTSSSIHGDFGRAGLARDELLTLLHG; encoded by the coding sequence ATGAGCATCGATGTGGAATCCGAGTCCGCCGCCACCACGCTGGACCTCGACCAGCTGAAGGAGGACGATCCGCTGATCCACCTCGCCGTCAGGCTGCTGAAGGAGATCGGCGAGGACCCCGACCGCGACGGCCTGCGGGAGACGCCCGAGCGGTTCGCCCGCTGGTGGCGGGAGTTCACCAACTACGACCCCGGCACCGTGTCGACCCTGTTCGAGACGACCACGAGCGGTCAGCTGGTGCTCGTCTCGGGCATCGAGGTCTGGTCGCTCTGCGAGCACCACCTGCTGCCTTTCAACTGCTCGATCAGCATCGCCTACCGCTCCACCGAACGGCTCCTCGGGCTCTCGAAGTTCGCCCGGATCGCCCACCTGCACGCCCACCGGCTGCAACTGCAGGAGCGCCTGGTCTCCGACATCGCCGCCGACATCATCAGGATCACCGGCAGCCAGGACGTCGCGGTGGTCGGCCACGGCGAACACCTGTGCATGACCATGCGCGGCATCAAGACCAGCGCCCGGATGACCTCCAGCTCCATCCACGGCGACTTCGGCCGGGCCGGCCTGGCCCGGGACGAACTCCTGACGCTCCTGCACGGCTGA
- a CDS encoding MFS transporter, whose translation MGKQWLGLPRTRGAGPLLAAALVDSLGSGLFLPYAVLYFLDTTRVPLAAIGLALSAAAALALPCSALFGPLVDGLGARRSVALANAAQAAGFLGYLVAGSWWQIVAFGVLVNAGQNLFWTANGVLVTLVCAPDDRVRWFSLLRVVRNLGTGVGALLASLLAAGTGSLAGRGVVAANAGSFLLAAAVLARWHPRSATPADPPSTPADPASTARERQRVGYREVLADRRFAALNAATLLFALCLLGLPLILAVYVTRTLGQPAWVAGLLLAANTALIVALQAPVTEALRHHRSARQLQAVAGLFAASFALLWAAAAAQAGSTGWVALCLVAGMSCYTMAEIISSPVLTDLVAVLAPTGLRGRYFALSQLHWSLAGVLAPSLFSWLLNAGTACLWGVLLIVSCGAFLLAPAIDRTPGGPTGPPDFAPAPAEPEPANGE comes from the coding sequence TTGGGGAAGCAGTGGCTGGGGCTGCCCCGGACCCGCGGCGCCGGGCCGCTGCTGGCGGCGGCCCTGGTGGACAGCCTGGGGTCCGGGCTCTTCCTCCCGTACGCGGTGCTGTACTTCCTCGACACCACCCGGGTGCCGTTGGCCGCCATCGGACTGGCCCTGTCCGCGGCGGCAGCCCTCGCGCTGCCCTGCTCCGCCCTGTTCGGTCCACTGGTCGATGGCCTCGGCGCCCGCCGTTCGGTGGCGCTGGCGAACGCGGCACAGGCGGCGGGCTTCCTCGGCTACCTCGTGGCGGGATCCTGGTGGCAGATCGTGGCCTTCGGGGTCCTCGTCAACGCGGGCCAGAACCTGTTCTGGACGGCGAACGGGGTGCTGGTCACCCTGGTCTGCGCCCCGGACGACCGGGTGCGCTGGTTCAGCCTGCTGCGGGTGGTGCGCAACCTCGGCACCGGGGTGGGCGCGCTGCTGGCCTCGCTGCTCGCGGCGGGCACCGGCTCCCTCGCGGGACGAGGCGTGGTGGCGGCCAACGCGGGCAGTTTCCTGCTGGCCGCCGCCGTGCTCGCCCGATGGCACCCGCGGTCCGCAACGCCCGCTGACCCACCCTCAACGCCCGCTGACCCAGCCTCAACGGCCCGCGAGCGACAGCGGGTCGGCTACCGGGAAGTCCTCGCGGACCGCCGGTTCGCGGCTCTCAACGCCGCCACCCTGCTCTTCGCACTCTGCCTGCTGGGTCTCCCGCTGATCCTGGCGGTTTACGTCACCAGGACGCTCGGTCAACCCGCCTGGGTGGCCGGGCTGTTGCTCGCCGCGAACACCGCGCTGATCGTCGCCCTCCAGGCGCCGGTCACCGAGGCGCTGCGGCACCATCGCAGCGCCCGCCAACTCCAGGCGGTGGCCGGGCTGTTCGCGGCTTCCTTCGCTTTGCTCTGGGCGGCGGCTGCGGCGCAGGCGGGCAGCACCGGGTGGGTCGCGCTCTGCCTGGTGGCCGGGATGAGTTGCTACACCATGGCCGAGATCATCTCCTCTCCCGTCCTGACCGACCTGGTGGCTGTGCTGGCGCCAACGGGCCTGCGGGGGCGGTACTTCGCGCTCAGCCAGCTCCACTGGAGCCTGGCGGGCGTGCTGGCGCCCAGCCTCTTCAGCTGGCTGCTGAACGCCGGAACCGCCTGCCTGTGGGGCGTCCTGCTGATCGTGTCCTGCGGAGCCTTCCTCCTCGCCCCCGCGATCGACCGCACCCCCGGCGGGCCCACCGGACCGCCCGACTTCGCACCCGCACCCGCCGAACCCGAGCCCGCGAACGGAGAGTGA